The DNA sequence GCGGCGGCGCGATCGGCGGGGACGGCACGATCGTCGGCTCGGCCTACGAGAACGACCTGATCGACCTGCTCGCCTCGCCCGCGCTGGGCACCGCGCCGGGTGACGTGCCCGGCTGGGCGGGCCTGCTCGTCGGGCCGCTCTACCGCGGGGCGGAGGTGGAGCTGAAGTGAGGAGCTTCGTCCCCGCCCTGATCAAGCTCGCGGTCTTCGCCGTCGTCACCGTGCTGTTCACCGGGATCCTCGCGGCCACCATCGCGAACACGAACTTCGGCGAGACGTCCGGGTACCTGGCGAAGTTCACCGACGCGTCCGGGCTCAAGGAAGGCGACGACGTCCGCATCGCCGGGGTCAAGGTCGGGCAGGTCGACGCGATCGAGGTGGTCGAGGGCGAGCGCAACCTGGCGCAGGTGCGGTTCGACGTCGAGCACGCCTACCGGCTGCCGGAGACGGTGACCGCGACGATCAAGTACCGCAACCTGGTCGGCCAGCGCTACCTCGCGCTCGGCACCGACGTCCCCGGGCAGCAGGCACTGCCGGACGGCGGCACGATCCCGCCCGAGCGCACGAAACCCGCGTTGAACCTCACGGTGCTGTTCAACGGGTTCAAGCCGCTGTTCAAAGCCTTGAGCCCCCAGGACGTCAACCAGCTCTCGGCCGAGATCATCAGCGTCTTCCAGGGCGAGGGCGGCACGATCACCAGCCTGCTGCAGCACACCGCGTCGCTGACCACGGCGATCGCGAGCAAGGACCAGGTGATCGGCCAGGTCATCGCGAACCTCAACACCGTGCTCGGCACGGTCAACGCCCACGGCCCGCAGCTCGGCGACCTCATCGAGCAGACGCAGAAGCTGGTCAGCGGCCTGGCCGAGCAGCGCAAGCCGATCGGCGACGCGGTCAGCGCGCTCGGCGACCTCGCGGTGTCCACAACGGGCCTGCTCGCCGACGCGCGGCCGGCGCTCAAGGACGACGTCGCCCGGCTCGGCGTGCTTTCGCAGAACCTCGGCGACTCCGGTGAGCTGCTCAACCACCTGCTCGAGGTGCTGCCGGGCAACCTGCAGAAGTTCACCCGGACCCTGAGCTACGGCAGCTGGTTCAACTACTACCTGTGCGGGATCACCGGCACCATCGGCATTTCCTCGCTCGACATCACCCTGCCGATCGTCCCGATCCCCGGCACGCAGCGCGCGGAGAGGTGTGGTCCGTGAAGCCGCTGAAGGAACGCAACCAGGCGGGAGTCGGCGCGGTCGCGCTCGTGCTGATCGTGCTCGTCACGGCCACCACGTACTTCTCCGACCAGCTCCCGTTCTTCGGCAACGGCACGACGTATTCGGCGTACTTCGGCGAGTCCGCCGGGCTGGCGCCGGACAACGAGGTCGAGGTCGCCGGCGTCAAGGTCGGCACGGTGTCCTCGGTGAAGCTCGCGGGCAAGCAGGTGCTGGTCAAGTTCCGCGTGAAGGACGTCCGGGTCGGCGACGCGACGACGGCGTCCATCGAGATCAAGACGCTGCTGGGGGAGAAGTACCTCGCGCTCGACCCGAAGGGCGGCGGCACGCAGGAGCCGGACGCGACGATCCCGCAGGCCCGCACGCGCACGCCGTTCCAGCTGCAGGACGCCTTCGAGCAGCTGTCGACGACGGTCGGCGACATCGACACGAAGCAGCTCGCGGACAGCTTCAACGCGTTGTCGGACAGCCTCAAGGACAGCCCGCAGTACCTGAAGGACACGCTGACCGGGCTGTCGTCCCTCGCGAAGACGGTCTCGTCCCGAGACGCGGACCTGCACACGCTGCTGGCCAACACGAGCCAGGTGTCGAAGACGCTGTCCGACCGCAACGCCCAGCTGCAGCGCGTGATCAGCGACGGCAACCTGCTGCTGGGCGAACTGCAGAACCGCAAGAAGGCGATCAACGCGCTGCTCACCGGCACCCAGCAGCTGTCGCAGCAGCTGACCGGGCTCGTCCAGGACAACCGCGCGCAGCTCAAGCCGACGCTGGACAAGCTCGGGAAGGTGACCGACATCCTGCAGCGCAACCAGGGCAACCTCGACAAGAGCCTGCAGCTGATGGCGCCGTTCGCCCGCGTCGGCGCGAACGCCACCGGCAACGGCCGCTGGTTCGAGGGCTACCTGTGCGGGCTGCTGCCGCCGACGATCAACGCCGGCGTCGTGACCATCAACCCCGAAGGCTGCACCCCGCCGATCGCGGCGCCGAACCAGGGGGTGGGCGGCCGATGACGATCCGCACCTACCGCGGCCGCAGCCTGGTGACGTGGCTGGCGTTCGCCTGCGTGCTGGCGTTGCTGCTGACCGCGGGACTGTGGCTGGTGTTCCGCGCGGCCACCGGCACGACGCTGTCGGCGTACTTCGGCAAGACCGTCGGGCTCTACGCGGGTTCGTCGGTGCGGGTGCTCGGCGTGCCGGTCGGGCAGGTCACCGACGTCACGCCGCAGGGCGACGCCGTGCGCGTGGACATGCGCGTCGACGACGACGTGTCCCTGCCCGCCGACGTCGGCGCGGTCGTCGTCGCGCCGAGCCTGGTCAGCGACCGGTACGTCCAGCTGACCCCGGCCTACGACAGCGGTCCCGTGCTCGCTTCGGGGACGGTGCTCGCGAAGAACCGCACGGCCACGCCGGTGGAACTGGACGACCTGTATTCGAGCCTGGACAAGCTGTCGACGGCGCTGGGCCCGAACGGCGCCAACAAGGACGGCGCGCTGTCCGGTGTCCTGGACACCGCCGCGAACACGTTGAAGGGCAACGGCGCTTCGCTGAATTCGACGGTCGGGCAGCTCGCCGAACTGGCGAAGACCTTGGACGGCTCGAAGGACGACCTGTTCTCGACCGTGCAGAACCTCAACTCCTTCACCGGCGCCCTGGCCCAGAGCGACCAGCAGCTCAACGAGTTCTACGGGCGCGTCGCTGATGTCAGCCAGTTCCTCGCGGCGGACTCTTCCGACGTCGGCGCGGCTTTGCAGTCCCTCGGCGGGGCGCTCGGCGACGTCCAGACGTTCGTCAACGACAACAAGGCGGCGCTGGAGTCCAATGTGGACAAGCTGGCGTCGCTGTCGAAGGTCCTGGTCGACCAGCGGGCCGCGCTCGCCGAGGTGCTCGACATCGCCCCGACCGGCGCCACCAACTTCATCAACTCCTACGACGCCGCGTCGGGCACGATCGCCGTCCGCGACAACCTGAACGAGCTGACCAACCCGCCGATCCTCACCGTCTGCCGGCTGATCAGCTCGTTCACGCCGAAGCAGCTCCCGGACACCTTGGGGAACATCTGCAAGCAGCTCGCGCCGGTGCTGGACGGGGCGTTGAAGCTGCCGACCATCCCGCAGGTGCTCAACTCCCTGCAGAACGGCACGCTCCCGCCGTTGCCCCTCCCGCTCGTCGACGTCATGGAGCAGCTTTCGGGTGGTGCGAAGTGAAGCGGTTCGCAGGGGTGCTCGCCGGGCTGCTCGTGCTCGCCGGCTGCAGCGACGGCGGGTTCAACGGCCTCTACGGCACGCCGCTGCCCGGCGGCGCCGACGTCGGCGACCACCCGTACCACGTGACCGCGCTGTTCACCGACGTCCTGGACCTGGTGCCGCAGTCGAGCGTCAAGGTCAACGACGTCGCCGTCGGGCGGGTCGACAAGATTTCCCTGACGCCGGACACGCGGTCGGCACTGGTGGCGATGACCGTGAACGGCGACATCGCGCTGCCCGCCAACGCCCGCGCCGAGCTGAAGCAGTCTTCACTGCTGGGGGAGAAGTTCGTCGAGCTGAGCGTGCCGGCGGCCGAGCCGGCCGCCGGAAAACTGGCTGACGGCGCGCAGATCCCGCTCGGGCGCACCAACCGCAACCCCGAGGTCGAGGAGGTGCTCGGCGCGCTTTCGCTGCTGCTCAACGGCGGCGGCGTCGAGCAGATCCAGAAGATCAGCCACGAGCTCAACGACGCGCTTTCGGGCAACGAGCCGGAGATCCGCGCGCTGCTGTCCCGGGTGGACGAACTGGCCACGCAGCTCGACGGGCACCGGACCGAGATCGTCCGCGCGATCGACGGGCTCGCGAAGCTGTCGAAGACGTTGACCGGGCAGACGCAGAACCTGTCGAACGCGCTGGACAACCTGGCGCCGGGCTTGAAGATCGTCACCGACCAGCGCGACCAGCTCGTGGGCATGCTGAACGCGCTGAACACGCTGTCCGGCGTCGCGGTGGACACGGTCACGAAGAGCCGCGACCAGCTCGTCGCGAACCTCAAGGCGCTGCAGCCGACGCTGACCAAGCTCGGCGAGGCGGGCCAGAACCTGCCGAACGCGTTGCAGATCCTGCTGACCTACCCGTTCCCGGACTACGCGGGCAACGTGATCAAGGGCGACTACGCGAACGTCGAGGCGAACGTGAACCTCGATCTCGACACGCTGATCCAGAACTTCACGAACTCGTCGCAGCCGCCGATCGCGCTGCCCCAGACCATCGGCGGCCAGGCGCCGGTCGCGCCGCCGCTGCCGCTGCCCGACCTGGGTTCCGGCCCGCAAGCCGCCGGACCCAACCTGCTGGGCGGCCTGCTCGGGCTGATCGGGGGTGGCCGGTGACCTCCCGCAAGATCCGCATCCAGCTGTTCGCGTTCGTCGTCATCGCGGTGGTTTCGGTCGTCTACGCCGGCGGCCGGTACGCCGGGCTGGACCGGCTGTTCGGCAACCGCGGCTACGTCGTCACGGCGCAGCTCACCGACTCCGGCGGCATCTTCGTCAACTCCGAGGTCGCCTACCGCGGGGTGACGGTCGGGCGCGTGACCGGCATGACCCTGACCGAGCACGGCGTCGACGTCGCCCTCGACATCGACGCCGGCGCCCCGGACATCCCGGCCGACGCGCACGCCCAGGTGGCGAACCGGTCGGCGGTGGGGGAGCAGTTCGTCGACCTGCTTCCCTTGCACGACGGCGGTCCTTTCTTGACGGACGGCTCGGTGATCACGGCGGACAAGACGTCGCTGCCGCCGTCGCCGGACACCGTGCTGTCGCATTTGGACGACCTCGTGGCGAGCGTGCACCCGGACTCGCTGCGGACGGTCGTCGACGAGACGTACAACGCCTTCGCGGGTGCCGGCCCGGAACTGCAGCAGCTGCTGGACAGCACCGGCTCGCTGACCGCCGTCGCCACCCAGTACATCCCGCAGACGCAGGGGCTGTTCGCGAACTCGCGGGTCGTGCTGGACACGCAGCAGCGGCAGGCCGCGAACATCACCGACTTCGCTTCCGGCCTGCGCACGATTTCGGGCCAGCTCAAGAAGTCCGACCCGGACCTGCGGCGGGTGATCGCCGAAGCGCCGCAGCTGAGCCGGCAGATCAGCGACGTGCTCGCCGCGTCCGGCACCGATCTGGGCGTGCTGTTCGCGAACCTGCTCACCACGGCGCAGATCACGACGTCCCGGAAGGACTCGATCGAGGAACTGCTGGTGGCGTACCCGATCATCGGGGCGTTCTCGCCGTCGACGTCCCCGGACGGCACCGGTCACCTGGGCGTGGTGTTCAACTTCTTCGACCCGGCTTCGTGCACGAAGGGCTACGAAGGGACGAAGCAGCGTCCGGCGAACGACGAGTCCGAGGCGCCGGTGAACATGAACGCCTACTGCGCCGAGCCGCCGGGCAGCCCGACCGGCGTGCGCGGCTCCCAGAACGCGCCCTACGCGGGGAAGCCGCCCGCGATCCCGGCCGCGCCTTCGCAGACCGCCGCTTCGGCCCCGCAGCCGCTGCCGGGGATGCTGAGCCTGCTGACGGGCCCGTCGTCGGGCGGCCTCGGCCGGCTGCTGGGCGCGCCGTGAAGCTCCGCCTCCTCGTGGTCCTCGCGGTCCTTTCGGTGCTGGCGGCCGCGTTTTCCGGCTGGTCGTGGTGGCGAGCGGCGGCCGACGACTCAGCCGCCCGCGGCCGCGAGCGCGACGCCGTGCTCGCTGCGGCGGGACCCCAGCTGGTCACGCTGAACACGATCGACTACCACTCGGCGGCAGCGGACGTCGACCGCTGGATCTCGGCGGCGACCGGCCAGTACGGAAAGGACCTGTCGGGCGACCGCCAGCTGCAGATCGACCGCGCCACCACTGCTCGGACGGTGTCCACGGCCTCCCTGGTCCAGGCGGCGGTGACGGAGATCGACGTCGCCGCGGGTTCGGCCCGGCTCCTGGCGGTGCTGGACGTCCGGGTCTCGACCGGAGGCGGTCCGGTGTCCCCGCGGCTGAACCGGCTGACGGTGGACGTTTCGCGGTCTGCGTCCGGCTGGAAGATCGCCGGTGTGCAGGCGGCGGGCTCGTGATCCGCGTGCTGTCCGCGATCGTCGTGGTCGCCTTGGGCTGTGCGGTGTGGTTCGGCGTGGAGACGGCGTCGTTGTCCCCCGGTTCGAACCAGGCTCTGGTGGATTCCGCGGCGACCGCTTCGGTTTCGGCTGAGGTGAGCGATGCGGTGAAGGCGGTGTTTTCCTATGACTACGCGAATCTGGCGCGGACCGAGCGCGCGGCTTCCCAGGTGCTGACCGGCGACGCGGTGGGGCAGTACCAGAGCCAGTTCGCTTCCGCTCGTACTCGGGCGGCGGCGGAGAAGCTCGTCCGGACCACGACGGTCCGGGCTGCCGGGGTGCGTTCTCTCG is a window from the Amycolatopsis sp. cg9 genome containing:
- a CDS encoding MCE family protein, which gives rise to MRSFVPALIKLAVFAVVTVLFTGILAATIANTNFGETSGYLAKFTDASGLKEGDDVRIAGVKVGQVDAIEVVEGERNLAQVRFDVEHAYRLPETVTATIKYRNLVGQRYLALGTDVPGQQALPDGGTIPPERTKPALNLTVLFNGFKPLFKALSPQDVNQLSAEIISVFQGEGGTITSLLQHTASLTTAIASKDQVIGQVIANLNTVLGTVNAHGPQLGDLIEQTQKLVSGLAEQRKPIGDAVSALGDLAVSTTGLLADARPALKDDVARLGVLSQNLGDSGELLNHLLEVLPGNLQKFTRTLSYGSWFNYYLCGITGTIGISSLDITLPIVPIPGTQRAERCGP
- a CDS encoding MlaD family protein; translation: MKPLKERNQAGVGAVALVLIVLVTATTYFSDQLPFFGNGTTYSAYFGESAGLAPDNEVEVAGVKVGTVSSVKLAGKQVLVKFRVKDVRVGDATTASIEIKTLLGEKYLALDPKGGGTQEPDATIPQARTRTPFQLQDAFEQLSTTVGDIDTKQLADSFNALSDSLKDSPQYLKDTLTGLSSLAKTVSSRDADLHTLLANTSQVSKTLSDRNAQLQRVISDGNLLLGELQNRKKAINALLTGTQQLSQQLTGLVQDNRAQLKPTLDKLGKVTDILQRNQGNLDKSLQLMAPFARVGANATGNGRWFEGYLCGLLPPTINAGVVTINPEGCTPPIAAPNQGVGGR
- a CDS encoding MCE family protein, which codes for MTIRTYRGRSLVTWLAFACVLALLLTAGLWLVFRAATGTTLSAYFGKTVGLYAGSSVRVLGVPVGQVTDVTPQGDAVRVDMRVDDDVSLPADVGAVVVAPSLVSDRYVQLTPAYDSGPVLASGTVLAKNRTATPVELDDLYSSLDKLSTALGPNGANKDGALSGVLDTAANTLKGNGASLNSTVGQLAELAKTLDGSKDDLFSTVQNLNSFTGALAQSDQQLNEFYGRVADVSQFLAADSSDVGAALQSLGGALGDVQTFVNDNKAALESNVDKLASLSKVLVDQRAALAEVLDIAPTGATNFINSYDAASGTIAVRDNLNELTNPPILTVCRLISSFTPKQLPDTLGNICKQLAPVLDGALKLPTIPQVLNSLQNGTLPPLPLPLVDVMEQLSGGAK
- a CDS encoding MCE family protein gives rise to the protein MKRFAGVLAGLLVLAGCSDGGFNGLYGTPLPGGADVGDHPYHVTALFTDVLDLVPQSSVKVNDVAVGRVDKISLTPDTRSALVAMTVNGDIALPANARAELKQSSLLGEKFVELSVPAAEPAAGKLADGAQIPLGRTNRNPEVEEVLGALSLLLNGGGVEQIQKISHELNDALSGNEPEIRALLSRVDELATQLDGHRTEIVRAIDGLAKLSKTLTGQTQNLSNALDNLAPGLKIVTDQRDQLVGMLNALNTLSGVAVDTVTKSRDQLVANLKALQPTLTKLGEAGQNLPNALQILLTYPFPDYAGNVIKGDYANVEANVNLDLDTLIQNFTNSSQPPIALPQTIGGQAPVAPPLPLPDLGSGPQAAGPNLLGGLLGLIGGGR
- a CDS encoding MCE family protein, producing MTSRKIRIQLFAFVVIAVVSVVYAGGRYAGLDRLFGNRGYVVTAQLTDSGGIFVNSEVAYRGVTVGRVTGMTLTEHGVDVALDIDAGAPDIPADAHAQVANRSAVGEQFVDLLPLHDGGPFLTDGSVITADKTSLPPSPDTVLSHLDDLVASVHPDSLRTVVDETYNAFAGAGPELQQLLDSTGSLTAVATQYIPQTQGLFANSRVVLDTQQRQAANITDFASGLRTISGQLKKSDPDLRRVIAEAPQLSRQISDVLAASGTDLGVLFANLLTTAQITTSRKDSIEELLVAYPIIGAFSPSTSPDGTGHLGVVFNFFDPASCTKGYEGTKQRPANDESEAPVNMNAYCAEPPGSPTGVRGSQNAPYAGKPPAIPAAPSQTAASAPQPLPGMLSLLTGPSSGGLGRLLGAP